The sequence atttacactgtctATTCACATTCGTGACTGTGCTGTAAttacagattattattattacaaaatattatGCATTATTAATCTTCATTACACTTTATTACATCACAGAACTGTACTCTAGGAGCTGTTTATACGACACTGTAAGTCAGAACAGTCAGCTAAAGAAACTTCACTACTGAAACAAATGGGatgccctggagcagctgcacatgagcctaagatgATCATATCCAATGCCTAGTGTTGGCTAGAGGTGGCTGTGGAGCTTTCTGTGTTCTGTGATCTGTAGTGACTGAGCTCCATCCACTACCCTCATGCAATGTAATGTGGCTGAGTGCCATTAAATactcacaacaatgttcaaaCCTCTTGCCAGAACAGCAGAGACTGTTATTGCTGTGAAGGATCAGTTGGTGGTGTCCACGGTGGTATACATCAGAGTTGGGACCAAATTAAGCTTTAATTTAAGTTCCAGGTGCGTGCGTCACGCGGGGTCGGTCCATTAACAGTGGCACGCCGAGCGTCCCGGAACGTAAAGCCCTTTAGAGCACTTTCAGATGCTCGTGCGAACGGCTCGAGGCTGTTGGCCATTCGTTCTGTGTTATTGGCGCCGCCGTTCAGGTTTGTGCCCAGCGCTCGTGCGCAAGCGCAGAGCTGCGCGCGTCTGGGATATAAATGTGAGCCTGGCGCTCGAGCTCCAAGCACCGACTCTGCTCCAAAGCGCGAGAGGAGAAGCGGATTTCAACACAACTCCCGAGGACTAAGGTAAAaacaaatgataataataaataattaatctaTTATTAATACGTTAGTATTAAATTAATCTATGTGACCTGCTCTGTGCTTCAGGAGTGGCGACTgggtacactcttaaaaatgatggttcttcaagggttctttaataaaggagatggttctgtatagaaccctgaacacctGAAGAATCTTTGCATCGTGAGAAGGGTTGTtctgactgatggagaatgtgctattgGTTCTTCACAGCACCTCTTAGAGAAGGGTTCCTCTTTGTAGTTTTTAATTAAGctgaaaaaaagaaagccaTTGTTGTGAGAGAGTTGTCATTATTATGTTTAAAGTCATTAAATATTCTAATTACAGAGCTTCCCGTGTTCTCGTGCACGCGCTTTCCCAGGTGTCGTGTTAAAACGGACTGATAGCTTTTGTCCGTTACAGGTCGCGCGGATCTGTCCTAGATGAAGCTGCACGCGCTGCTGGCGACGGCtctgctctgtgtcttttttgtGACGCGCGACGAATGCAGAGCGGAGCTGCCGGTCCTCACGCGCGCCGGAGAGGAGTACTTTATCCGGCTGTCGCCACGCGCTAGCGCCGTGAAGCGCGCGCCCCGGCTGCAGGTCACGCGGGGCTTCCTGGGAGCGCGCGCCGCGAAGCTGACGGATGCGGTAACGGAGAGCGCGAGCGCACGGGAGCTCCAGCCGCGCTCAGAGGACTCGCCCATCTCTCTGGACCTGACCTTTCACCTGCTGCGCGAGGTGCTGCAGATGGCGCGCGCGGAACGGTTAGCGCAGCAGGTGAACAGCAACCGGAGGATGATGGAAATGTTCGGTAAATAAACCCAACAAGTGTCGTGTGTAAAATCTTTGGAGGCTGCTGTGTAATTTCTCCCAGCAGCACACCACGGTGGGGCCCATACAGTCCGGCGGGCAGGGACGGGTTAATAAAGCATGGGCCCCTGGGCATGAACCCACACAGGGCCCTCTCCTACCACacgtttttgctcctgggctccccctacagttacagCAGAGCGttgttcacttttacagcactgtccttgaAATAAAGGGTGAGAGGGTTGGTTCCCTACCCTCCCTtgaaatttacatagtgcagcaaAAACAtaggctctattctccatattacagctcagtggagcatcacgatggttttga is a genomic window of Hoplias malabaricus isolate fHopMal1 chromosome X1, fHopMal1.hap1, whole genome shotgun sequence containing:
- the LOC136675360 gene encoding corticoliberin-1-like; this encodes MKLHALLATALLCVFFVTRDECRAELPVLTRAGEEYFIRLSPRASAVKRAPRLQVTRGFLGARAAKLTDAVTESASARELQPRSEDSPISLDLTFHLLREVLQMARAERLAQQVNSNRRMMEMFGK